A window of Chitinophaga sp. MM2321 contains these coding sequences:
- a CDS encoding caspase family protein, which yields MAKNDKDFAVVVGVSHYEGLKPLKGPDTDAAAFRDWLLSEEGGNIPEENCKFLVSKETPLIPLQDDIDRRFGEILKALRDATGTGRRLYFYFSGHGLGITWDETALALPPWSDIMRNYALSSTSYLNTLIECGFFEEVFFFLDCCRNRIPGTTGAKPLFGNVKPAQGTAYCDSLVCYSTEFDNAAYEAEMVTSKDGVLDNNLVRGLFTVALISGLKGAAARNGQVTIMSLMEYLQSYLPELAKQQQKKQVPRFINNSRVPDKPITGKLTLTDIDVTISFSRPAQMVVLEDPNLNILWTGSTDAGPQAFKLKRGNYCMRYEHNDADMKTIRIDGTQNPFNYEF from the coding sequence ATGGCAAAAAATGACAAGGATTTTGCTGTGGTAGTTGGTGTAAGTCATTACGAAGGATTGAAACCTTTGAAAGGCCCTGATACGGATGCAGCGGCTTTCAGAGACTGGCTTTTGTCTGAAGAAGGCGGAAATATCCCCGAAGAAAATTGCAAGTTTTTAGTATCGAAGGAAACGCCTTTGATACCGTTGCAGGATGATATTGACAGACGTTTTGGAGAGATATTAAAAGCACTGCGGGATGCTACCGGTACGGGTAGAAGACTTTATTTTTATTTTTCAGGACATGGCTTGGGCATCACCTGGGATGAAACGGCACTGGCACTTCCACCCTGGTCGGATATCATGAGAAACTACGCGCTTTCTTCTACCAGTTATCTGAATACCCTGATAGAATGTGGCTTTTTTGAAGAAGTGTTTTTTTTCCTGGATTGTTGCAGAAACAGGATTCCCGGAACAACCGGCGCCAAACCATTATTTGGAAACGTAAAGCCGGCGCAGGGTACCGCCTATTGTGATAGCCTCGTTTGTTATTCTACTGAATTTGACAATGCAGCTTATGAAGCAGAGATGGTCACCAGCAAAGACGGTGTGCTGGATAATAACCTCGTCAGGGGCCTGTTTACCGTTGCGCTTATAAGTGGCCTGAAAGGCGCTGCCGCCAGGAATGGACAGGTAACCATCATGAGCCTGATGGAGTATCTGCAGAGCTATCTGCCCGAACTGGCAAAACAACAACAAAAGAAACAGGTTCCCCGCTTCATTAATAATTCCAGGGTACCTGATAAACCGATTACAGGAAAATTGACGTTAACAGATATTGATGTTACCATTAGCTTTTCCCGGCCTGCACAAATGGTTGTATTGGAAGACCCTAATTTAAATATACTCTGGACCGGAAGTACGGATGCTGGTCCGCAGGCTTTCAAACTTAAAAGAGGGAACTACTGCATGCGGTATGAGCATAATGACGCTGATATGAAAACGATCAGGATTGATGGAACACAAAATCCTTTTAATTATGAGTTCTGA
- a CDS encoding PEP/pyruvate-binding domain-containing protein — protein sequence MSSNKFIVPLSMLGAGDVEEGIRCGLLGGLIQDLSQQGINISDGFVITAQAYKHFLSSNQLESQIRKYLRAIEYDNKKSLNSASAKIRQLILGAKFPAELHRQIISSYNALSKQYHIPDTYVAIYSSVVEDDVSDLLFDSQREAYINVRGAAMLTDIIKRCFADQFTDQAISYRYAMGHRLFNIGTSVCIRKMVRPGLAASGLACALDTGGKFTGAVVINGSYGPGQLVMQKKVSADEFVVLRSTLQEPGIPIIEKKMGDKGKMMIYGSNPYEETAVIPTDKIMQCRFCLEDEQVLMIARWVIAIEKFARNKGYWFPLNIEWAIDGRTNQLFVVGISGSSADFRKRMGLLKSLVFDVNCIVFGMVN from the coding sequence ATGAGTAGCAATAAGTTTATTGTTCCACTAAGTATGTTGGGCGCCGGTGATGTTGAAGAGGGAATCAGGTGTGGGCTTTTAGGTGGATTGATACAAGATTTAAGTCAGCAGGGAATTAATATTTCCGATGGTTTTGTGATTACGGCTCAGGCATATAAGCATTTTTTGTCTTCGAATCAGCTCGAATCGCAAATAAGGAAGTATTTACGTGCTATTGAGTACGATAATAAGAAGTCATTGAATAGCGCATCGGCTAAAATCAGGCAATTAATCCTGGGCGCGAAATTTCCCGCAGAGCTGCACAGGCAGATTATCAGTTCCTATAATGCTTTATCTAAGCAATACCATATTCCAGATACTTATGTTGCTATATATTCATCAGTTGTGGAAGACGATGTTTCTGATCTGTTATTTGATTCTCAGCGGGAAGCATACATAAATGTCAGAGGCGCGGCAATGCTGACAGATATAATAAAGAGATGTTTTGCAGACCAGTTTACTGATCAGGCGATAAGCTACCGGTATGCTATGGGGCACCGGCTTTTCAATATAGGAACGTCTGTTTGTATCCGGAAAATGGTTCGCCCCGGCCTGGCGGCTTCCGGCCTCGCCTGTGCCCTGGATACTGGAGGCAAGTTTACAGGGGCAGTAGTGATAAATGGATCTTATGGCCCTGGACAATTGGTGATGCAGAAGAAGGTATCAGCAGATGAATTTGTTGTGCTTAGGTCTACCTTACAAGAGCCCGGTATTCCCATCATTGAGAAGAAAATGGGGGATAAAGGAAAAATGATGATCTACGGTAGTAATCCTTATGAAGAAACAGCTGTTATCCCCACAGATAAAATCATGCAATGCAGATTTTGCCTGGAAGATGAACAGGTGCTGATGATTGCCAGATGGGTAATTGCGATAGAAAAATTTGCCCGTAACAAAGGATATTGGTTTCCACTGAATATTGAGTGGGCAATTGATGGGCGGACCAACCAGTTGTTTGTTGTGGGAATCAGCGGGAGCTCTGCTGATT
- a CDS encoding response regulator codes for MHPLILLVDDEEEILDFLERMFKSRYSVLRAVSASEALEILEHEVVQLIISDVMMPGMDGFELCRIVKLNDKTSHIPLILLTAKSTMQSKISGLELKADAYIEKPFSKEHLLAQTASLLANRDNVQNYLAGSPLLHLKSKDYSKASQKFLEQLCDVINRYIEDENLGVEILAEKLNMSRMTLYRRIREVSKLTPAQLINQVRLEKAAELLVTKEYKVYEVAMKVGFQSQSNFARNFLRQFKVSPTQFLQSRRNDKEEENDC; via the coding sequence ATGCATCCACTGATTCTGCTTGTCGATGATGAGGAAGAAATACTGGATTTCCTCGAACGTATGTTTAAAAGCCGGTATAGTGTGCTTCGGGCAGTAAGTGCATCAGAAGCGTTGGAAATATTGGAACATGAAGTAGTACAGTTGATCATCAGTGATGTAATGATGCCGGGAATGGACGGTTTTGAATTATGCAGGATCGTTAAGTTGAATGATAAAACTTCCCATATCCCGCTTATATTACTTACCGCAAAGAGTACGATGCAATCCAAAATAAGTGGGTTAGAACTGAAAGCAGATGCATATATAGAAAAACCATTTTCAAAAGAGCATCTCCTCGCGCAAACAGCCAGTTTACTGGCAAACAGAGATAATGTTCAGAATTATCTTGCAGGATCACCATTACTGCATCTTAAGAGCAAAGATTATTCAAAGGCCAGTCAAAAATTTCTCGAACAGCTCTGTGATGTTATTAACAGGTATATCGAAGATGAAAACCTGGGAGTTGAAATACTTGCCGAAAAGCTTAATATGAGCCGGATGACCTTATATCGGAGAATAAGGGAAGTATCCAAACTTACCCCTGCACAATTAATTAACCAGGTACGCCTTGAAAAGGCTGCTGAGTTGCTGGTAACAAAAGAGTATAAAGTTTATGAAGTGGCTATGAAGGTGGGTTTCCAGTCACAAAGCAACTTTGCAAGGAACTTCCTGCGGCAATTCAAGGTTTCGCCAACACAGTTTTTACAATCCCGGCGAAACGATAAAGAGGAAGAGAATGATTGTTAA
- a CDS encoding two-component regulator propeller domain-containing protein, with protein sequence MKFYFCILLLLAGQGLYAQSYYFRHYEVENGLSHNTVSCSVQDKEGFMWFGTRDGLNRFDGHQFKTWAIESENPNRLSISYITALALDSSGVLWVGTQKGIYRFDKQKERLVPVIDTLKSFMLMVDRYNQLWIISNNIAYIYEIGSNKIRRLSNEAYFDPICFCQSADGTVWIGTRSGYLCRFNNNTGKIEKYNLFSHSSPTEFKSVLKIAADQNGFIYIGTLAQGIKKFSTATLTYTDILDHHSDGSTIFVLDILQVNEQEIWFGTEGGILVLNNQTGEFHSIRRRYLDPYSISDNAIYTICKDREGGIWVGTYFGGINYLPNRYPTFEKFFPDNSAHSIGGNAVREICQDSTGNLWIATEDAGITRLNPKTREVKHFMPGSSPGSIAHSNIHGLLVVKNDLWIGTHLYGLDIMDIRTGKVKRHYNAGTGKGDLKSGFILTFLQTRSGDIYIGNQVALYKYNPSEDNFMKVATDWPEVAITSLMEDKMGIIWVGTNNGLYFFNPLSNTGTRYENKLDSGIMSMLVSAIYQDSYDYIWVATEGNGIWRFDHDGKNFRRYTTADGLPGNTCFKVLEDNYRTLWITTTKGLVNMSVKDGVIAIYKKADGLLSDQFNYNSGYKDREGNLYFGSIRGMIAFKPSLSPQSRFVPRIYITGFQVKNNEVEISPNGILHKSILFTDEIVLPYNKSTFSIDFAAASFASPERILYSYRMDGIDNDWNRLKSNQKVYFTDLKPGKYTFRVKAAGPDFQRVAEKELGIRILPPIWSTIWAYLLYFLIFAGLTYYLLRSYRHIQHAKKEKEIIDAKMEFFTNIAHEIKTPLTLIKGPVDNLREIAHDTPEIEEDLAMMERNTDRLINLVSQILDFRQTEVKGFRLSFERVNINLLLEEAFDTFNFVAKKRKLLYEVKLPHIAVVSLADGEALYKIFTNLISNAVKYASTTVNIRLIEPVTDTDNITLEVSNDGALIAMEMKEKIFEPFFRIKETAGKKGTGIGLTLARSLAELHGGSLYLQRNEENMNTFILTIPYKSPRTKPDLYVSE encoded by the coding sequence GTGAAGTTTTATTTTTGCATATTGTTATTGTTGGCTGGGCAGGGATTATATGCCCAATCTTATTATTTCAGGCATTATGAAGTGGAGAACGGTCTTTCACATAATACAGTTTCGTGTAGTGTGCAGGACAAGGAAGGTTTTATGTGGTTTGGTACCAGGGATGGTCTCAACAGATTTGATGGACATCAATTTAAAACATGGGCTATTGAAAGCGAAAACCCCAATAGACTGTCCATAAGTTATATTACTGCGTTGGCGCTTGATAGTAGCGGCGTTTTGTGGGTTGGCACACAGAAGGGAATCTATCGGTTTGATAAGCAAAAAGAACGCCTGGTTCCTGTTATTGATACACTCAAAAGTTTCATGTTGATGGTCGACAGGTATAATCAGCTCTGGATTATATCCAATAACATAGCATATATTTATGAGATAGGGAGTAATAAGATAAGGAGACTTAGTAATGAAGCATATTTTGATCCGATCTGCTTTTGCCAATCAGCAGATGGTACTGTATGGATCGGAACACGTAGCGGTTATTTATGCCGGTTCAATAATAACACCGGTAAGATTGAAAAATACAACCTGTTTAGTCATTCATCTCCTACAGAATTTAAATCCGTCCTGAAAATTGCTGCTGATCAAAATGGTTTCATCTATATTGGTACACTCGCGCAGGGTATCAAAAAATTCAGTACCGCGACTTTAACCTATACCGATATACTCGACCATCATTCCGATGGAAGCACCATTTTTGTACTCGATATTTTGCAGGTAAACGAACAGGAAATCTGGTTTGGAACGGAGGGGGGGATTTTGGTGCTTAATAATCAAACCGGGGAATTTCATAGTATCCGGAGAAGATACCTGGACCCTTATTCGATTTCTGATAATGCTATATATACGATCTGCAAAGACAGGGAAGGAGGCATCTGGGTGGGAACATACTTTGGTGGCATTAATTATTTACCCAACAGATACCCTACGTTCGAGAAATTTTTCCCCGATAATTCAGCGCATTCCATTGGTGGTAATGCTGTGCGTGAAATTTGCCAGGATAGCACGGGAAATTTATGGATAGCAACAGAAGACGCAGGCATCACCAGGCTCAATCCCAAGACCAGGGAGGTTAAACATTTTATGCCTGGAAGCAGTCCAGGCAGTATTGCTCATTCAAACATTCATGGCTTATTGGTCGTAAAAAACGACTTATGGATAGGAACACACCTTTATGGACTGGACATCATGGATATACGCACCGGAAAGGTAAAAAGGCATTATAATGCCGGTACCGGTAAAGGAGACCTGAAGAGCGGTTTTATCCTGACTTTCCTGCAAACAAGAAGCGGTGATATTTATATTGGTAACCAGGTTGCCTTATATAAGTACAATCCTTCGGAAGACAATTTTATGAAAGTGGCCACTGATTGGCCAGAGGTTGCCATAACCAGTCTGATGGAAGATAAAATGGGCATTATATGGGTGGGTACCAATAACGGGCTGTATTTTTTTAATCCCTTATCTAATACGGGAACGCGTTATGAGAATAAGCTGGATAGTGGTATTATGAGTATGTTAGTTTCAGCCATTTATCAGGATAGCTACGATTATATATGGGTGGCCACTGAGGGAAACGGGATTTGGCGATTTGATCATGACGGAAAAAACTTCAGAAGATATACAACTGCAGATGGCCTGCCGGGTAATACCTGTTTTAAAGTACTGGAAGACAATTATAGAACTTTGTGGATTACCACAACAAAAGGGCTGGTAAACATGTCCGTTAAGGATGGGGTGATCGCTATTTATAAGAAAGCAGACGGATTGTTGAGTGACCAGTTTAACTATAATTCAGGATACAAAGACCGGGAAGGCAATCTATATTTTGGCAGCATAAGGGGAATGATAGCATTTAAACCTTCGCTATCTCCACAAAGCCGGTTTGTTCCGCGAATATATATTACCGGGTTTCAGGTGAAAAATAATGAGGTGGAAATCAGCCCGAATGGTATCCTGCATAAATCTATACTCTTTACAGATGAAATTGTATTGCCGTATAATAAGTCCACTTTTAGCATCGACTTTGCAGCCGCAAGTTTTGCATCACCGGAAAGAATCCTGTATAGTTACAGGATGGATGGTATTGATAATGACTGGAACAGGCTTAAATCCAACCAGAAAGTTTATTTCACTGATCTGAAACCAGGGAAGTACACGTTCAGGGTCAAAGCTGCTGGTCCTGATTTTCAAAGGGTAGCGGAAAAGGAACTCGGTATCAGGATACTTCCTCCCATATGGAGCACTATATGGGCCTACCTGTTATACTTTCTGATTTTTGCGGGGCTGACATATTACCTGTTGCGTAGTTACCGTCATATACAACATGCAAAAAAGGAAAAGGAGATCATCGATGCGAAAATGGAATTCTTCACTAATATTGCCCATGAAATAAAAACACCTCTTACCCTGATCAAAGGCCCCGTTGATAACCTGCGGGAAATTGCGCATGATACGCCGGAAATAGAAGAAGATCTGGCTATGATGGAGCGGAATACCGACCGGCTTATTAATCTCGTTAGCCAGATTCTTGACTTCAGACAAACAGAAGTAAAGGGATTCAGACTCAGCTTTGAGAGAGTGAATATAAACCTGCTGCTGGAAGAAGCATTTGATACATTCAATTTTGTTGCAAAGAAAAGGAAACTTTTATATGAAGTGAAATTGCCACACATAGCAGTTGTTTCTCTGGCTGATGGGGAAGCGTTGTATAAAATTTTCACTAACCTGATTAGCAATGCCGTGAAATATGCTTCCACGACTGTAAATATAAGGTTAATAGAACCTGTAACAGATACCGATAACATAACGTTGGAAGTATCAAATGATGGTGCGCTTATTGCCATGGAGATGAAAGAAAAGATATTTGAACCTTTTTTCCGTATCAAAGAAACGGCGGGGAAGAAAGGAACAGGTATAGGGCTTACTTTGGCGAGGTCGTTGGCCGAGCTGCACGGAGGTTCGCTTTACTTGCAACGAAACGAAGAGAATATGAATACATTTATTCTCACGATCCCTTATAAATCCCCAAGGACTAAGCCTGATTTATATGTATCTGAGTAA